A genomic region of Pseudomonas sp. MPC6 contains the following coding sequences:
- a CDS encoding SDR family oxidoreductase, whose product MSHLQNKVAVISGGATLIGSAVAQALMDAGASVALFDIDREAGLKAAAGLGERAEFFHLDVTDDELIVHAVEEVRARFGGIDLLINLACTYSDQGFASTRQDWLHALDVNLVSAVALTQAVHQDLKARRGAIVNFASISAKCAQTGRWLYPVSKAAMVQLTRCMAMDLAADGIRVNSVSPGWTWSRVIADASGGNREKADAVAASYHLLGRLGEPAEVASVVAFLCSPAASFVTGADYAVDGGYSVMGPEQNLPAIPRLAE is encoded by the coding sequence ATGTCTCATCTACAGAATAAAGTCGCCGTGATCAGTGGCGGGGCGACCCTGATCGGCTCCGCTGTGGCCCAGGCATTGATGGACGCAGGGGCGAGCGTTGCGCTGTTCGATATCGATCGTGAAGCGGGTCTCAAGGCGGCGGCCGGGCTCGGAGAGCGAGCGGAGTTTTTTCACCTCGATGTGACGGATGACGAACTTATTGTCCATGCGGTGGAAGAGGTGCGAGCACGTTTCGGCGGCATCGACCTCCTGATCAACCTGGCCTGCACGTACAGCGACCAGGGCTTTGCCTCCACGCGCCAGGACTGGTTGCACGCACTGGATGTGAACCTGGTTTCTGCAGTGGCCTTGACTCAGGCGGTGCATCAGGACCTCAAGGCGCGCCGCGGTGCAATCGTGAATTTCGCTTCCATCTCGGCCAAATGCGCCCAGACCGGGCGCTGGCTTTACCCGGTATCGAAAGCCGCCATGGTGCAGTTGACTCGCTGCATGGCCATGGACCTGGCAGCCGACGGCATCCGCGTCAATTCGGTATCGCCTGGCTGGACCTGGTCGCGGGTGATCGCCGACGCCAGTGGCGGCAATCGGGAAAAGGCCGATGCGGTCGCCGCTTCTTATCACCTGTTGGGGCGCCTGGGCGAACCCGCCGAGGTGGCCAGCGTGGTGGCGTTCCTGTGTTCACCCGCCGCCAGCTTCGTGACAGGCGCGGATTACGCCGTCGACGGGGGGTACTCGGTCATGGGACCGGAGCAGAACCTGCCAGCGATACCGCGACTCGCCGAGTAA
- a CDS encoding flavin reductase family protein: MNAFTAESIQHDLVNAQDCDPRELRNLLGQFATGVTVITTRTDDGRNVGMTANSFSSVSLDPPLVLWSIARNAPSLPDYLSCGHFAINVLGADQHDISGRFARPAPDKFSGVAFKAGESGVPLLDGVIATLVCRNVTQYEGGDHLIFLGQIEHYRHGAGEPLVFHGGQYRVAAQHPGVNR; encoded by the coding sequence ATGAATGCATTTACCGCAGAATCCATCCAGCATGATCTTGTCAACGCGCAGGACTGCGATCCGCGCGAGTTGCGCAATCTGCTTGGGCAGTTTGCCACTGGCGTGACCGTCATCACCACGCGTACCGACGATGGACGCAATGTTGGCATGACCGCCAACTCCTTTTCGTCGGTTTCACTCGATCCGCCACTGGTGCTTTGGAGTATTGCCCGCAACGCGCCGAGTCTGCCGGACTACCTGTCGTGCGGGCATTTTGCGATCAACGTCCTGGGCGCAGATCAGCACGATATTTCCGGACGTTTTGCGCGACCTGCGCCAGACAAGTTTTCGGGTGTGGCCTTCAAGGCCGGAGAGTCCGGAGTGCCTCTGCTTGATGGCGTGATTGCCACACTGGTCTGCCGCAATGTCACTCAGTATGAGGGCGGTGACCATTTGATATTCCTTGGACAAATCGAACACTACCGCCACGGCGCAGGGGAGCCGCTGGTGTTTCACGGCGGGCAGTATCGAGTGGCTGCGCAACATCCCGGGGTCAATCGATAA
- a CDS encoding styrene monooxygenase/indole monooxygenase family protein, with product MRRIAIVGAGQAGLQLALGLLAKGYHVTLTTNRNGEDIRNGKVMSSQCMFNTALQSERDLGLNFWEDQCPAVEGIGLAVPDPQNPNEPLFSWSTRLDRYAQSVDQRLKMPVWLDEVAKRGGEVVIQDVGVAELEQLSASHDLVLLAAGKGEIVNLFEKDTERTQFQQPQRALSLTYVKGMTPMSPFSRVSFNLIPGVGEYFVFPCLTTTGPCEIMVFEGVPGGPMDCWQGITSAEQHLEKSLELLNRYVPWEAERCRSVEMTDDKGFLSGRFTPMVRKPVLTLPSGRKVFGMADALVVNDPITGQGSNNAAKCSKVYLDAIVARGAQDFGPLWMHDTFEQYWSYAQHVVKWTNTMLTPPPQHLLELLGAASQSKPLASAIANGFDDPRDFAPWWFDAQSCQAFIQEKTRQAA from the coding sequence ATGCGTCGAATCGCCATCGTCGGAGCCGGCCAAGCCGGCCTGCAACTTGCCTTGGGCTTGCTCGCCAAGGGCTACCACGTGACCCTGACCACTAATCGCAATGGCGAGGACATTCGCAACGGTAAAGTGATGTCCAGTCAGTGCATGTTCAACACCGCTCTGCAAAGCGAGCGCGATCTGGGGCTGAACTTCTGGGAAGACCAATGCCCGGCTGTTGAAGGTATCGGTCTGGCAGTGCCTGATCCACAGAACCCGAATGAGCCACTGTTCAGCTGGAGTACCCGGCTGGATCGCTACGCTCAATCGGTCGATCAACGTCTGAAAATGCCGGTATGGCTGGACGAAGTCGCGAAGCGTGGCGGCGAGGTCGTTATCCAGGATGTAGGTGTGGCTGAGTTGGAGCAGTTGTCGGCGAGTCATGACCTGGTGCTGCTGGCTGCGGGCAAAGGCGAGATCGTCAATCTGTTCGAAAAAGATACCGAACGGACGCAATTTCAGCAGCCACAGCGGGCGCTGTCATTGACCTACGTGAAGGGCATGACACCGATGTCGCCGTTTTCCAGGGTCAGCTTCAACCTGATCCCGGGCGTGGGCGAATACTTTGTGTTCCCTTGCCTGACGACCACCGGTCCTTGCGAAATCATGGTTTTCGAAGGGGTTCCAGGCGGGCCGATGGATTGCTGGCAGGGGATCACGTCCGCCGAGCAACATCTCGAGAAAAGCCTGGAACTGCTCAATCGCTACGTACCCTGGGAGGCCGAACGTTGCCGGTCCGTGGAAATGACCGATGACAAGGGCTTTTTGTCCGGGCGATTCACGCCAATGGTGCGCAAACCGGTGCTGACGCTGCCCTCGGGGCGCAAGGTGTTCGGCATGGCCGACGCACTGGTGGTCAATGATCCTATTACCGGCCAGGGGTCGAACAATGCCGCCAAGTGCAGCAAGGTTTACCTGGATGCGATTGTCGCCCGTGGGGCGCAAGACTTTGGCCCTCTCTGGATGCACGACACGTTCGAGCAGTACTGGAGCTATGCGCAGCATGTGGTCAAGTGGACCAACACCATGCTGACGCCACCACCTCAACACCTGCTTGAACTGCTCGGTGCCGCCAGCCAGTCAAAACCTCTGGCATCGGCCATCGCCAATGGCTTCGATGATCCACGCGACTTTGCCCCTTGGTGGTTCGACGCCCAGTCTTGCCAGGCCTTCATTCAGGAAAAGACTCGTCAGGCCGCATAA
- a CDS encoding lecithin retinol acyltransferase family protein, with amino-acid sequence MSNVFIWVVRRFFARKKQGICESLIFLHAMDRFSTWRIVPFGADVQYRLNACEFTEVGVPTTALIHISSKADMMNISCKSAPAAQFLTSQWQDWDWEAEVEVAIGSHLITSRNGYYHHGIYLGEYRVVHYSGLCAGLHAGPVEIQTLQRFASGQRLWVESARQVRFEREEVIRRALSRVGENQYRLLTNNCEHFCNWCLYGESRSDQVRNFTAHPFAVLRLLLQALPGLLQRTATA; translated from the coding sequence GTGTCCAACGTTTTTATCTGGGTTGTGCGGCGTTTTTTCGCGAGGAAAAAGCAAGGCATTTGCGAATCATTGATCTTTCTGCATGCCATGGACAGGTTTAGCACCTGGCGGATAGTCCCGTTCGGTGCAGATGTTCAATATCGTCTTAACGCTTGTGAATTCACTGAGGTGGGAGTGCCAACCACGGCGCTCATCCACATTTCCAGTAAGGCGGACATGATGAACATCTCCTGCAAATCCGCTCCTGCAGCGCAATTCCTTACCAGCCAATGGCAGGACTGGGATTGGGAGGCTGAAGTAGAAGTCGCCATTGGGAGCCACCTCATCACCTCACGAAACGGCTACTACCACCATGGGATCTACCTGGGTGAGTACAGAGTCGTTCACTACTCAGGGCTCTGTGCAGGTTTGCATGCAGGACCTGTAGAAATTCAGACACTGCAACGGTTTGCGTCCGGGCAACGGCTCTGGGTCGAGAGTGCCCGGCAAGTCAGATTCGAACGCGAAGAAGTCATCCGGCGAGCGCTGTCCCGGGTGGGTGAAAATCAATACCGGCTGCTGACCAACAACTGCGAACACTTCTGTAACTGGTGCCTTTACGGCGAGAGCCGCAGTGACCAGGTGCGCAACTTTACGGCTCATCCTTTCGCGGTACTGCGACTGCTTCTGCAAGCCCTGCCGGGACTGCTTCAACGAACCGCCACCGCCTAG
- a CDS encoding dienelactone hydrolase family protein — protein sequence MKGQYVSVPVASGGHFQAYLATSVDSRGPGVVLCQEIFGVNQAMREVADLLAEEGYTVLVPDLYWRQEPGVELGYTEADFARAYALYQGFNEALGIDDIRASLKALETLPQCIAGDLGVVGYCLGGKLAYLAACRLPEVACAVGYYGVGIENALSEIEGLQGRLVLHMAEQDQFCPAEARSAIQKALQNKPGVELYVYPGVDHAFARPNGHHYHKPSALLAHERTIAALRRVLGPDYNLSDLWDEHVRHEFDTRDVPATMATMVAEPYVNHIPTMTGGVGAKELSRFYQHHFVHGNPKDMALTPLSRTVGASQIVDEFIMSFTHDTEIDWMLPGVAPTGRHVEIPMLGVVKFRGPKLYHEHIYWDQASVLVQIGLLDPTGLPVAGVVTAQKLLDESLPSNTLMPSWSSSANKPV from the coding sequence ATGAAAGGCCAATATGTCAGCGTGCCGGTTGCGTCCGGTGGTCACTTCCAGGCTTACCTGGCGACCTCCGTCGATAGTCGCGGGCCGGGCGTGGTGCTCTGTCAGGAAATCTTTGGCGTTAACCAGGCCATGCGTGAAGTCGCCGACCTGTTGGCCGAGGAAGGTTACACGGTGCTGGTGCCGGACCTCTACTGGCGCCAGGAACCAGGTGTCGAGTTAGGTTATACCGAGGCAGATTTTGCCCGTGCCTATGCGCTTTACCAAGGTTTCAACGAGGCGCTGGGCATTGATGATATCCGCGCCAGTCTGAAGGCCTTGGAGACCTTGCCCCAATGTATAGCGGGTGACCTGGGTGTCGTGGGTTACTGCCTGGGCGGCAAGTTGGCTTACCTGGCGGCTTGTCGGTTGCCTGAAGTGGCCTGTGCCGTCGGTTACTACGGTGTGGGTATTGAAAACGCCTTGTCGGAAATCGAAGGGCTACAGGGTCGCCTGGTGCTCCATATGGCCGAACAGGATCAGTTCTGTCCCGCCGAGGCTCGGTCCGCGATTCAAAAGGCCTTGCAGAATAAACCGGGTGTCGAACTCTACGTTTACCCGGGTGTTGATCACGCCTTTGCTCGCCCCAACGGTCATCACTATCACAAGCCATCGGCGCTGTTGGCTCACGAACGGACCATCGCCGCATTACGTCGGGTTCTGGGACCGGACTACAACCTTTCCGATCTCTGGGACGAGCACGTGCGTCACGAGTTCGACACTCGCGATGTGCCGGCGACCATGGCGACCATGGTCGCTGAACCCTACGTCAACCATATCCCGACCATGACTGGCGGCGTGGGTGCCAAAGAGTTGAGCCGCTTCTACCAGCATCACTTCGTCCATGGCAATCCCAAGGACATGGCGCTGACACCGCTGTCACGCACGGTGGGTGCATCGCAGATCGTCGATGAATTCATCATGAGCTTTACCCATGACACCGAGATCGACTGGATGCTTCCAGGGGTGGCGCCGACCGGGCGTCATGTCGAGATTCCGATGCTGGGTGTCGTCAAGTTTCGCGGTCCCAAGCTGTATCACGAACATATCTACTGGGATCAGGCCAGCGTGCTGGTTCAGATCGGCCTGCTTGACCCGACGGGGCTGCCGGTGGCGGGTGTGGTGACTGCGCAAAAGCTGCTCGACGAGTCGCTGCCTTCCAATACGTTGATGCCGAGTTGGTCCTCCAGCGCCAACAAGCCGGTTTAA